One Mycolicibacterium fortuitum subsp. fortuitum genomic window carries:
- a CDS encoding amino acid-binding protein, whose amino-acid sequence MMRVPSYLLRVQLEDRPGSLGSLAVALGSVGADILSLDVVERGTGYAIDDLVVELPVGSMPDTLITAAENLSGVFVDSIRPHTGLLEAHRELELIDHVAAARSKADRLQVLAEEAPRVLRVGWCTVVHSTDSGVERVAASHGAPETQAQSAPWLPLERASTLNGTEPWVPQVWSDMDTTLAAAPLGDHNTAILLGRPGGPGFRPSEVARLGYLAGIVATILR is encoded by the coding sequence GTGATGCGCGTGCCTTCGTATCTGCTCCGGGTCCAACTAGAGGACCGACCAGGCAGCCTCGGCTCCCTCGCCGTGGCGCTCGGCTCGGTCGGCGCCGACATCCTGTCTCTCGACGTCGTCGAGCGCGGAACCGGCTACGCAATCGATGATCTGGTCGTCGAGCTGCCCGTTGGCTCGATGCCCGACACCTTGATCACCGCCGCGGAGAACCTGTCCGGAGTCTTCGTCGACAGCATCCGGCCCCATACCGGACTGCTCGAGGCACATCGCGAGCTTGAGTTGATCGACCATGTCGCGGCCGCCCGTTCGAAGGCCGACCGGCTGCAGGTGCTCGCCGAGGAAGCGCCGCGGGTTCTGCGCGTCGGCTGGTGCACCGTGGTCCACTCCACCGACAGCGGCGTGGAACGGGTCGCAGCCAGCCACGGCGCACCCGAGACCCAGGCCCAGTCGGCGCCGTGGTTGCCGCTGGAACGGGCTTCCACGCTCAACGGCACCGAGCCCTGGGTGCCGCAGGTCTGGAGCGACATGGACACCACGCTGGCCGCCGCGCCGCTGGGCGACCACAACACCGCGATCCTGCTGGGCCGTCCGGGCGGTCCCGGCTTCCGGCCGTCAGAGGTGGCGCGGCTCGGCTACCTGGCCGGGATCGTGGCCACGATCCTGCGCTGA
- a CDS encoding MmcQ/YjbR family DNA-binding protein produces the protein MPHPIMFSDDDLGLAELRTVALGFPEAFEKISWGRPVFCAPKMFAMYGGNVKPEGRGEMVPYPHSLLIKVDESDRRALEQDSRFFFPAYMGPFGWLGLDFTAAKVDWVEVRELVDASFRLVASRRLIKQLDEI, from the coding sequence ATGCCGCACCCGATCATGTTCAGCGACGACGATTTGGGCCTGGCCGAACTCCGCACCGTCGCCCTGGGATTTCCCGAGGCCTTCGAGAAGATCTCCTGGGGCCGGCCGGTGTTCTGCGCGCCGAAGATGTTCGCCATGTACGGCGGCAACGTGAAACCCGAGGGCCGCGGCGAGATGGTGCCATATCCGCATTCGCTGCTGATCAAGGTCGACGAGAGCGACCGCCGGGCACTCGAACAGGACAGCCGTTTCTTCTTCCCGGCCTACATGGGCCCCTTCGGCTGGCTCGGTCTGGACTTCACTGCGGCGAAGGTTGACTGGGTCGAGGTTCGCGAACTTGTCGACGCCTCGTTCCGCCTGGTCGCCTCACGCCGGCTCATCAAACAACTCGACGAGATCTGA
- the mnmA gene encoding tRNA 2-thiouridine(34) synthase MnmA: MRVLVAMSGGVDSSVAAARMVDAGHDVVGVHMALSSAPGTLRTGSRGCCSKEDASDARRVADILDIPFYVWDFADRFKDDVIDDFVESYARGETPNPCVRCNERIKFSALAARALALGFDAVATGHYARLADGRLRRAVDADKDQSYVLGVLTAEQLAHAIFPIGDTPKPQIRAEAAERGLAVAKKPDSHDICFIPSGDTQAFLGARIGIRPGAVLDSDGTVLAEHEGVHGFTIGQRKGLGIAGPGADGRPRYVTAIDAETGTVRVGPVEDLEVRELFGDRPVFTSGIPFDGPVECQIQVRAHGGITDAVAELRDGRLVVSLRTPLRGVAPGQTMVLYRPDAEGDEVIASATIARG; the protein is encoded by the coding sequence ATGAGAGTCCTGGTCGCGATGAGCGGCGGCGTCGATTCCTCGGTGGCCGCCGCCCGGATGGTCGATGCCGGCCATGACGTCGTCGGAGTGCACATGGCGCTCTCGTCGGCGCCGGGGACGTTGCGTACCGGCTCCCGGGGCTGCTGTTCGAAGGAGGATGCGAGCGACGCCCGCCGCGTGGCCGACATTCTGGACATCCCGTTCTACGTGTGGGATTTCGCCGACCGGTTCAAGGACGACGTGATCGACGACTTCGTCGAGTCCTACGCCCGCGGCGAGACCCCGAATCCCTGTGTGCGGTGCAACGAGCGGATCAAGTTCTCCGCACTGGCCGCCCGCGCACTGGCGCTCGGTTTCGATGCGGTGGCCACCGGTCACTACGCCCGGCTGGCCGATGGTCGGTTGCGCCGCGCGGTCGATGCCGACAAGGACCAGTCCTACGTGCTGGGCGTGCTGACCGCCGAGCAGTTGGCGCACGCGATCTTCCCGATAGGTGACACGCCCAAGCCGCAGATCCGGGCCGAGGCTGCCGAGCGTGGCCTGGCCGTGGCGAAAAAGCCGGACAGTCATGACATCTGCTTCATTCCGTCGGGGGATACCCAGGCGTTCCTGGGTGCCCGCATCGGTATCCGGCCCGGGGCCGTGCTGGACAGCGACGGAACGGTGCTCGCCGAACACGAAGGTGTGCACGGTTTCACCATCGGACAGCGCAAGGGCCTGGGTATCGCGGGGCCCGGCGCTGACGGCCGGCCCCGCTACGTGACCGCCATCGATGCCGAAACCGGCACCGTGCGAGTCGGCCCCGTCGAGGACCTCGAGGTGCGCGAACTGTTCGGCGACAGGCCGGTGTTCACCAGTGGCATCCCGTTCGACGGTCCGGTGGAATGCCAGATTCAGGTACGGGCGCACGGCGGAATCACCGATGCGGTGGCCGAACTGCGCGACGGTCGACTGGTGGTTTCTTTGCGCACCCCGCTGCGGGGGGTCGCGCCCGGTCAGACCATGGTGCTGTACCGCCCCGATGCCGAGGGCGACGAGGTCATCGCCAGCGCGACCATCGCACGCGGGTGA
- a CDS encoding 4-coumarate--CoA ligase family protein — MSFASPFPDVDLPTVSVYDYLFADMSPADANRIAMVDAKSGTETSYGDLVSRIDSFAGGLAARGIGVGDVVALLSPNSSDFAIAFHGILRAGATATTVNALFTARDITKQLKDSGARLLVTVNALLPQALEGALGAGLTEDEVVVLDGAGLGAEGPAPQVSFDPATHLAALPYSSGTTANPKGVMLTHANLTANVAQIRPLQGMTSDDRLLAVLPFFHIYGMTVLLNAALHARAQLVIMPSFDLTEFLDNIATRRCTFVYIAPPVAVALAKHPMVDSYDLSSLRAVLSGAASLDADLGRAVAERLSCTVSQGYGMSELSPVSHITPHDGGLATVGTVAPLDSCGWTVPNGVSKLVDPDTGKEIDIPAEGLSATGELWFKGPNVMAGYLNNESATHETIDADGFLHTGDLAQVDSNGCVYVVDRLKELIKYKGYQVPPAELEAVLLGHPGIADAAVIGVQDHESGEEVPKAFVVKQPSSELSAHEVMAFVAGLVAPYKKVRQVEFIDAIPKSSAGKILRRELRGSQSST; from the coding sequence ATGAGTTTCGCCAGCCCATTCCCCGACGTCGACCTGCCCACCGTCAGCGTCTACGACTATCTGTTCGCCGACATGTCGCCGGCCGATGCGAACCGGATCGCCATGGTCGATGCCAAGTCAGGTACCGAAACCAGCTACGGGGACCTGGTGAGCCGGATCGATTCCTTCGCCGGCGGGTTGGCCGCCCGTGGTATCGGGGTCGGCGACGTGGTGGCACTGCTGTCCCCCAACAGTTCCGATTTCGCGATCGCATTCCACGGGATCCTGCGTGCGGGCGCCACGGCCACCACGGTCAACGCGTTGTTCACCGCGCGGGACATCACCAAACAGCTCAAGGATTCCGGTGCCCGCCTGCTGGTCACCGTGAACGCGCTGTTGCCCCAGGCTCTGGAGGGAGCGCTGGGGGCCGGTCTCACCGAGGACGAGGTGGTGGTGCTCGACGGTGCCGGCCTCGGCGCCGAGGGCCCGGCACCGCAGGTGAGCTTTGATCCGGCGACGCATCTGGCCGCGCTGCCGTACAGCTCGGGCACCACGGCCAATCCCAAGGGCGTGATGCTGACCCATGCCAACCTGACGGCCAACGTGGCGCAGATCCGTCCGCTGCAGGGCATGACCTCCGATGACCGGCTGTTGGCGGTGCTGCCGTTCTTCCACATCTACGGGATGACGGTGCTACTCAATGCCGCCCTGCATGCCCGTGCCCAGCTGGTGATCATGCCGTCGTTCGACCTGACCGAGTTCCTCGACAACATCGCCACGCGCCGGTGCACGTTCGTCTACATCGCTCCGCCGGTGGCCGTCGCCTTGGCCAAGCACCCGATGGTCGACTCGTATGACCTTTCCTCCCTGCGGGCGGTGTTGTCCGGTGCGGCATCGCTCGATGCCGACCTGGGTCGCGCTGTGGCAGAACGGTTGAGCTGCACGGTGTCTCAGGGTTACGGCATGAGCGAGCTGAGCCCGGTCAGTCACATCACCCCGCACGACGGCGGGCTGGCCACGGTCGGCACAGTCGCGCCATTGGACTCGTGCGGCTGGACCGTACCCAACGGCGTGAGCAAGCTGGTCGATCCCGACACCGGCAAGGAAATCGACATCCCGGCAGAGGGTTTGAGCGCGACCGGCGAACTCTGGTTCAAGGGCCCCAATGTGATGGCCGGCTATCTCAACAACGAGTCGGCCACGCACGAGACCATCGACGCCGACGGCTTCCTGCACACCGGGGATCTGGCCCAGGTCGATTCCAACGGCTGCGTCTACGTCGTCGACCGGCTGAAAGAACTCATCAAATACAAGGGCTACCAGGTGCCGCCGGCTGAACTGGAGGCCGTCCTGCTCGGCCACCCCGGCATCGCCGATGCCGCGGTGATCGGTGTGCAGGACCACGAGTCCGGCGAAGAAGTACCGAAAGCCTTTGTGGTCAAACAGCCTTCATCGGAGTTGAGCGCCCACGAGGTGATGGCGTTCGTGGCCGGCCTGGTCGCGCCCTACAAGAAGGTGCGTCAGGTCGAGTTCATCGACGCGATCCCCAAGTCGTCCGCCGGCAAGATCCTGCGCCGGGAGCTGCGCGGCAGTCAGTCCTCTACGTAG
- a CDS encoding ArsR/SmtB family transcription factor yields the protein MSTPVAERAPLFDALGDPNRLRIVTRLCEGGPCSTVALTQVIPVTRQAATKHLLLLEAVGLVASDRKGRERIWRIQTEPLVAASDYLTALSQRWDNAIDRLRAYVED from the coding sequence GTGAGCACTCCTGTCGCCGAGCGCGCACCCCTGTTCGACGCGCTCGGCGATCCCAACCGGTTGCGTATCGTCACCCGGCTCTGCGAGGGCGGACCGTGCTCGACCGTGGCTCTGACCCAGGTGATTCCGGTGACCCGGCAGGCCGCGACCAAGCACCTGCTGCTACTAGAGGCGGTGGGCCTGGTGGCCAGTGATCGCAAAGGCCGCGAACGCATCTGGAGGATCCAGACCGAGCCGCTCGTGGCTGCCAGTGACTACCTGACGGCGCTGTCGCAGCGCTGGGACAACGCGATCGACCGGCTGCGAGCCTACGTAGAGGACTGA
- a CDS encoding methionine synthase, which translates to MSLFATATGIGSWPGTEARAAAEVVVGELHNLSHLVELPARGIGADLIGRAGALLVDIGIDTVPRGYRIAGGRSAALRRAVSLLGEDIDALEEAWERAGLRGSGRAVKVQAPGPITLAAQLELPNGHRAITDHGALRDLSASLAEGLAIHRAEVGRRLETTVVVQLDEPSLPAALAGRLSGVTSFTPVHPVDEPLAMSLLDACVAAAGSDVALHSCAPELPWKALLRSAVRAVSVDVSTLTPADLDGIGEFVDSGRTVLLGVVPSVAPEGRPSVEEVAKAAVSLTDRLGFARAVLRDRIGITPSCGLAGATAQWARTAVELTQKAADAFAEDPEAI; encoded by the coding sequence ATGAGTCTTTTTGCAACGGCGACCGGTATCGGTTCCTGGCCGGGGACCGAGGCACGGGCCGCAGCCGAGGTCGTCGTCGGGGAACTGCACAATCTGTCGCATCTGGTGGAGCTGCCGGCGCGGGGAATCGGTGCCGATCTGATCGGCCGGGCCGGGGCCCTGTTGGTCGACATCGGTATCGACACCGTGCCGCGCGGCTACCGCATCGCCGGTGGCCGCAGCGCCGCGCTGCGCCGCGCGGTGAGCCTGCTCGGTGAGGACATCGATGCGCTCGAAGAGGCCTGGGAGCGCGCTGGGTTGCGCGGCAGTGGGCGTGCCGTCAAGGTGCAGGCGCCCGGTCCGATCACGTTGGCCGCTCAACTCGAGCTGCCGAACGGCCATCGGGCGATCACCGATCACGGTGCGCTACGGGACCTTTCGGCCTCGCTCGCCGAAGGGCTGGCCATTCATCGCGCCGAGGTGGGCCGGCGGCTGGAGACCACGGTGGTGGTCCAGCTCGACGAGCCCTCGCTGCCCGCGGCGCTGGCAGGCCGGCTGTCGGGGGTCACCAGTTTCACCCCGGTGCACCCCGTGGACGAGCCGTTGGCGATGAGTCTGCTGGACGCCTGCGTCGCAGCGGCCGGGTCTGATGTCGCACTGCACAGTTGCGCCCCCGAACTTCCGTGGAAAGCATTGTTGCGCAGCGCTGTTCGTGCTGTTTCGGTCGACGTGTCCACGCTGACGCCCGCTGATCTGGACGGAATCGGTGAGTTCGTCGATTCGGGACGAACCGTGCTGCTCGGCGTGGTGCCGTCGGTCGCTCCCGAGGGCAGACCTTCGGTCGAAGAGGTGGCCAAGGCGGCGGTATCGCTCACTGATCGGCTCGGATTCGCCCGCGCGGTCCTGCGGGACCGCATCGGCATCACGCCGTCCTGCGGGCTGGCCGGCGCCACCGCCCAGTGGGCGCGCACGGCGGTGGAACTCACGCAGAAGGCCGCCGACGCCTTCGCCGAAGATCCCGAAGCCATCTAA
- a CDS encoding cysteine desulfurase family protein: MASILNSSSGGPVYLDHAATTPMHAAAIEAMTAALATVGNASSLHGSGRMARRRMEEARETLARLLGCRPSEVIFTAGGTESDNLAVKGIYWARRDAEPARRRIITTAVEHHAVLDAVQWLVDHEGAEVTWLPVDAEGAVSPESLRSALEAGDGAADVALITIMWANNEVGTIMPIAELAAIAAEYDIPMHSDAIQAVGQVPVDFAETGLAAMSVAAHKFGGPMGVGALVLRRDTACVPLLHGGGQERDVRSGTPDVAGTVAMAAAAEVAIGGLSEHSCRLQVLRDRLIEGVLAVIEDSYLNGPRGAGRLPANTHFTFRGCEGDSLLMLLDAKGIECSTGSACTAGVAQPSHVLIAMGADPATARGSLRFSLGHTSTDADVDAVLQVLPAAVERARQAALASAGRTFS; encoded by the coding sequence ATGGCCTCCATCCTGAACTCCTCCTCAGGCGGGCCGGTCTATCTCGATCACGCCGCCACCACCCCGATGCACGCCGCTGCCATCGAGGCGATGACCGCTGCGCTGGCCACCGTCGGCAACGCATCCTCGCTGCACGGTTCGGGCCGCATGGCGCGACGCCGGATGGAGGAGGCGCGCGAGACGCTGGCCCGGCTGCTGGGCTGCCGCCCCTCGGAAGTGATCTTCACCGCAGGCGGCACCGAGAGCGACAACCTCGCGGTGAAGGGCATCTACTGGGCCCGTCGCGATGCCGAGCCGGCCCGGCGCCGGATCATCACCACCGCCGTCGAACATCACGCAGTGCTGGACGCGGTGCAGTGGCTGGTCGACCACGAGGGCGCAGAGGTGACCTGGCTGCCGGTCGACGCCGAGGGGGCCGTGTCGCCGGAGTCGCTGCGGAGCGCGCTTGAGGCCGGTGACGGTGCCGCTGACGTCGCACTGATCACGATCATGTGGGCCAACAACGAAGTCGGCACGATCATGCCGATCGCCGAGCTGGCCGCCATCGCCGCCGAGTACGACATCCCGATGCACAGCGACGCCATCCAGGCCGTCGGTCAGGTTCCCGTTGACTTCGCGGAGACCGGATTGGCGGCGATGAGCGTCGCGGCCCACAAGTTCGGCGGACCGATGGGCGTGGGTGCGCTGGTGCTGCGTCGTGACACCGCATGCGTGCCACTGCTGCACGGCGGCGGGCAGGAACGCGACGTCCGTTCCGGGACACCCGACGTGGCCGGCACCGTGGCGATGGCCGCGGCGGCCGAGGTGGCCATCGGTGGTCTGTCCGAGCACAGCTGCAGGCTGCAGGTGTTGCGGGACAGGCTGATCGAAGGTGTGCTGGCCGTGATCGAAGACTCGTACCTCAACGGGCCGCGGGGCGCCGGCCGGCTACCGGCCAACACCCACTTCACATTCCGTGGCTGCGAAGGCGATTCGTTGCTGATGCTGCTCGACGCCAAGGGCATCGAATGCTCTACCGGTTCGGCGTGCACCGCCGGCGTGGCTCAGCCGTCACACGTCCTGATCGCCATGGGCGCCGACCCGGCCACCGCGCGGGGATCGCTGCGATTCTCGTTGGGCCACACCAGCACCGACGCCGACGTCGACGCGGTGCTGCAGGTGCTGCCCGCCGCGGTCGAGCGGGCCCGGCAGGCCGCGCTGGCCAGCGCGGGGAGGACGTTCTCATGA
- the ligA gene encoding NAD-dependent DNA ligase LigA, with protein sequence MTSNDAGDADLRRRWQELAEEVRGHQFRYYVKDAPVISDADFDALLRQLQALEDEHPELRTPDSPTQLVGGAGFATEFAPAEHLERMLSLDNVFDSDELSAWAARIKGETGDAAHFLCELKIDGVALALVYRNGRLVRAATRGDGRSGEDVTLNARTISDIPEQLTQSDEFPVPDVLEVRGEVFFRVADFEELNAGLVAEGKPPFANPRNSAAGSLRQKNPAVTARRKLRMICHGLGYAEGFSPASLHDAYRALGQWGLPVSAYTAKVSGVAAVAERIAYWGEHRHDVDHEIDGLVVKVDEVALQRRLGSTSRAPRWAVAYKYPPEEATTKLLDIRVSVGRTGRVTPFAYMEPVKVAGSTVGLATLHNATEVQRKGVLIGDTVVIRKAGDVIPEVLGPVVDLRDGTERPFVMPANCPECGTRLAPAKEGDADIRCPNTRSCPAQLRERVFHVAGRGAFDIEGLGYEAATALLQAGVIADEGDLFTLSAEQLLRTELFTTKAGELSANGKRLLANLDKAKAQPLWRVLVALSIRHVGPTAARALATEFASLDAIIEASEERLAAVEGVGPTIAAAVVDWFTVDWHRAIVDKWRAAGVRMADERDASIERTLEGLSIVVTGSLPGFSRDQAKEAIISRGGKAASSVSKKTAYVVAGDAPGSKYDKAVELGVPILDEDGFRALLAEGPPPAADEATPDEG encoded by the coding sequence GTGACCTCGAACGACGCTGGAGACGCTGACCTGCGACGACGTTGGCAGGAACTCGCAGAAGAGGTACGGGGGCATCAGTTCCGGTACTACGTCAAAGATGCGCCGGTCATCTCCGACGCCGACTTCGATGCGCTGCTGCGGCAATTGCAGGCGCTCGAGGATGAGCACCCCGAACTGCGCACCCCGGATTCCCCGACTCAACTGGTCGGCGGCGCCGGGTTCGCCACCGAATTCGCCCCGGCAGAGCACCTGGAACGGATGCTGTCCCTGGACAACGTGTTCGATTCCGACGAGCTCTCGGCCTGGGCCGCCCGCATCAAGGGGGAGACGGGTGACGCCGCGCACTTCCTGTGCGAGCTGAAGATCGACGGCGTCGCGCTGGCGCTCGTGTACCGCAACGGGCGGTTGGTGCGCGCAGCCACCCGCGGTGACGGCCGCAGCGGCGAGGACGTGACGCTCAACGCCCGCACCATTTCCGACATCCCCGAGCAACTGACACAGTCCGACGAGTTTCCGGTACCCGACGTGCTGGAGGTGCGCGGTGAGGTGTTCTTCCGGGTCGCCGATTTCGAGGAGCTCAACGCGGGGCTGGTCGCCGAGGGCAAGCCTCCGTTCGCCAACCCGCGCAACAGCGCGGCGGGCTCCCTGCGGCAGAAGAATCCCGCTGTCACCGCGCGGCGCAAACTGCGGATGATCTGCCACGGGCTGGGTTACGCCGAAGGCTTCAGCCCCGCCTCGTTGCATGACGCCTACCGGGCGCTGGGCCAGTGGGGCCTGCCCGTATCCGCGTACACCGCAAAGGTTTCCGGCGTCGCCGCGGTCGCCGAGCGGATCGCCTACTGGGGTGAGCACCGCCACGACGTCGACCACGAGATCGACGGGCTGGTGGTCAAGGTCGACGAGGTGGCACTGCAGCGCCGGCTCGGCTCGACGTCCCGCGCGCCGCGCTGGGCGGTGGCCTACAAGTACCCGCCCGAAGAGGCCACCACCAAACTGCTCGACATCCGGGTGAGTGTGGGGCGGACCGGGCGGGTCACCCCGTTCGCCTACATGGAGCCGGTCAAGGTGGCCGGCTCGACCGTCGGCTTGGCCACGCTGCACAATGCCACCGAAGTTCAGCGCAAGGGCGTTCTGATCGGCGACACCGTGGTGATCCGTAAGGCGGGCGACGTCATTCCCGAGGTGCTCGGCCCGGTGGTCGATCTGCGCGACGGCACCGAGCGGCCCTTCGTGATGCCGGCCAACTGTCCCGAGTGCGGCACCCGGCTCGCACCGGCCAAGGAGGGCGACGCCGACATCCGTTGCCCGAACACCCGTAGTTGCCCGGCGCAGCTGCGGGAGAGGGTGTTTCACGTCGCCGGCCGCGGCGCATTCGACATCGAGGGGCTCGGCTACGAGGCGGCCACCGCGCTGCTGCAAGCCGGGGTGATCGCCGACGAAGGCGATCTCTTCACACTGAGCGCCGAGCAGTTGCTGCGCACCGAGCTGTTCACGACGAAGGCGGGCGAACTGTCGGCCAACGGCAAGCGGTTGCTGGCCAATCTGGACAAGGCCAAGGCCCAGCCGCTGTGGCGGGTGCTGGTCGCGTTGTCGATCCGACACGTGGGCCCCACCGCGGCGCGTGCGCTGGCCACCGAGTTCGCCAGCCTGGACGCCATCATCGAGGCGAGCGAAGAGCGGCTGGCGGCGGTGGAAGGCGTGGGCCCGACAATCGCTGCGGCGGTGGTCGACTGGTTCACCGTCGACTGGCACCGCGCCATCGTCGACAAATGGCGCGCCGCCGGCGTGCGGATGGCCGACGAACGCGATGCCAGCATCGAGCGGACGCTGGAAGGACTTTCGATCGTGGTAACCGGGTCGTTGCCGGGCTTTTCCCGCGATCAGGCCAAGGAGGCCATCATCAGCCGCGGCGGCAAGGCGGCCAGTTCGGTGTCCAAGAAGACCGCCTATGTGGTCGCCGGAGATGCTCCCGGCTCCAAGTACGACAAAGCTGTCGAACTCGGGGTGCCGATCCTGGACGAGGACGGCTTCCGGGCCCTGCTGGCCGAGGGCCCGCCGCCGGCAGCAGACGAGGCAACACCCGACGAGGGTTAG
- a CDS encoding SRPBCC family protein, whose amino-acid sequence MSTDRIEKEVLLKAPLDRVWRAIGNSEEFGRWFGVRFDGPFVAGESVNGVMTPTEVDEEVAGMQEPYAGEADAWHIVAVEPPHRLAFRWHPYAVEPGSREPEAPTTLVEFTLAEAEGGVLLRIVESGFDAIPAARRKSAFDANSEGWAHQAEMVRKYLALGEPV is encoded by the coding sequence ATGAGTACTGATCGGATCGAGAAGGAAGTCCTGCTCAAGGCGCCCCTGGACAGGGTGTGGCGGGCCATCGGCAATTCCGAGGAATTCGGCCGCTGGTTCGGCGTCCGGTTCGACGGGCCGTTCGTCGCCGGCGAATCGGTCAACGGGGTGATGACGCCGACCGAGGTCGACGAAGAGGTGGCCGGGATGCAGGAGCCCTACGCAGGTGAAGCCGACGCCTGGCACATCGTGGCGGTCGAGCCACCACACCGGCTGGCCTTCCGCTGGCACCCATACGCCGTCGAACCCGGATCCCGCGAGCCGGAGGCGCCCACCACCCTCGTCGAGTTCACCCTGGCCGAGGCTGAAGGCGGAGTGCTGCTGCGCATCGTCGAATCCGGGTTCGACGCGATTCCGGCCGCAAGACGGAAGTCTGCGTTCGACGCCAACAGTGAGGGTTGGGCCCACCAGGCCGAGATGGTGCGCAAGTACCTCGCCCTCGGCGAGCCGGTGTGA